The Elusimicrobiota bacterium genome has a segment encoding these proteins:
- a CDS encoding ribonuclease HI family protein — MTTLLHTYSDGGARGNPGPAAIGVVLCDDQDRVLEETARCIGEATNNQAEYRAMLAALETAKKHRAKRVICYGDSELIIFQLQGVYRIKDLTLKSLAEKVKSVAAGFESVTFRQVPREHPLISRADRLLNQALDRARVQASIRQPKAPEPGQQELL, encoded by the coding sequence GTGACTACTCTTCTGCATACGTACTCGGATGGAGGGGCCCGGGGCAACCCGGGGCCGGCCGCCATCGGAGTGGTTCTCTGTGACGATCAGGACCGGGTCTTGGAAGAGACCGCCCGCTGCATCGGTGAAGCCACAAACAACCAGGCGGAGTATCGCGCGATGCTGGCCGCGCTTGAAACCGCCAAGAAACACAGGGCAAAACGGGTGATCTGTTATGGGGACAGCGAACTGATCATTTTTCAGCTGCAGGGGGTTTATCGCATCAAGGATTTAACGCTGAAAAGCCTGGCAGAAAAAGTAAAATCCGTGGCAGCAGGGTTCGAGTCTGTCACGTTCCGGCAGGTGCCGCGCGAACATCCTCTCATTTCGCGGGCCGACCGGCTACTGAACCAGGCACTCGACCGCGCGCGTGTTCAGGCGTCGATTCGTCAACCCAAAGCTCCTGAACCAGGCCAACAGGAACTCTTGTAA
- a CDS encoding radical SAM protein, producing the protein MFRSPLKRVYWETTASCNLRCIHCRRLDALDHPSPEELSTREAKNLIHNIRQVGRPVFIFSGGEPLVRNDFFELAAYANEQGLPIALATNGTLVTAPLAERLHQTGIYYASISLDGATPGMHDYFRGTGAFEKALTGMVFLQKAGIKVQINFTVTRKNVSELPSVVTLAKRQGATALYLFLLVPVGCGAQIADAQMLNAQEVEAWLRWVNETNHQGALPLRAICAPHYYRVERQLSNDSFPPETANERKGCLAGLHMCFVSHKGEVFPCGYLPVEAGNVKKSSFPEIWTDSAVLSALRDPDRLTGRCGACEFKVICGGCRARGFFATGDFQSEEPYCVYEPSSSNARGGNGL; encoded by the coding sequence GTGTTCCGGTCTCCCCTGAAACGCGTTTACTGGGAGACAACCGCCAGCTGTAACCTGCGCTGCATCCATTGTCGGCGCCTGGACGCGTTGGACCATCCTTCTCCTGAAGAGCTTTCCACCCGGGAAGCGAAAAATCTCATTCATAACATCCGACAGGTCGGCCGCCCGGTGTTCATCTTTTCCGGCGGGGAGCCGCTCGTCCGGAACGATTTCTTTGAACTCGCGGCCTATGCGAACGAACAAGGTTTACCCATCGCCCTGGCCACCAACGGCACGTTGGTCACCGCTCCGCTGGCCGAACGCCTTCACCAAACCGGAATTTATTACGCCTCTATTTCTTTGGATGGAGCAACCCCCGGGATGCACGACTATTTCCGGGGGACAGGAGCGTTTGAAAAAGCTCTCACCGGGATGGTTTTTTTACAGAAGGCCGGGATTAAAGTTCAGATTAATTTCACGGTTACGCGCAAAAATGTGAGCGAGCTTCCCTCGGTGGTCACGTTAGCCAAGCGCCAGGGAGCCACCGCTCTTTATCTGTTTTTGCTGGTTCCGGTCGGATGTGGTGCCCAGATCGCAGACGCACAGATGCTGAATGCACAGGAAGTGGAAGCGTGGCTGCGCTGGGTGAATGAAACGAATCACCAGGGGGCTCTTCCTTTGAGGGCGATCTGCGCGCCGCATTATTACCGCGTCGAGCGCCAGCTTTCAAACGATTCGTTTCCGCCGGAGACGGCCAACGAGCGAAAAGGCTGTCTGGCCGGTCTTCACATGTGTTTTGTCTCCCATAAAGGGGAGGTGTTTCCCTGCGGCTATTTGCCGGTGGAAGCCGGGAATGTGAAGAAGAGCTCCTTCCCTGAGATTTGGACCGATTCCGCCGTGCTGTCGGCGTTGCGGGATCCGGACCGCCTGACCGGACGCTGCGGGGCGTGCGAGTTCAAGGTCATTTGCGGCGGCTGCCGCGCCCGGGGGTTCTTTGCCACCGGCGATTTTCAGTCGGAAGAGCCGTACTGTGTTTACGAACCCAGTTCTAGTAACGCCAGAGGTGGAAACGGGCTTTGA
- a CDS encoding YajQ family cyclic di-GMP-binding protein, whose product MPQDFSFDVVSKLDLQEVENAVHQANKEIQTRFDFKGSVSRIDWDKKEGKLTLCSDDEHKLKSVVDVLQSKLAKRGVSLKALEFQPTEPAEGGTVRQGVKLTQGIASEKAKEIVRVIKDSKIKAQASIQGDQLRVTSKSKDDLQSVITLLRGQDFGLPLQFTNYR is encoded by the coding sequence ATGCCGCAGGATTTTTCATTCGATGTCGTCTCCAAGCTGGATCTGCAGGAAGTTGAAAATGCCGTCCACCAGGCCAACAAGGAAATCCAGACCCGTTTTGATTTCAAGGGAAGCGTTTCCCGGATTGATTGGGATAAAAAAGAGGGAAAACTGACGCTTTGTTCCGACGATGAACACAAGTTGAAAAGCGTTGTGGATGTCCTTCAGAGCAAACTAGCCAAGCGCGGCGTGTCGCTGAAGGCGCTTGAGTTCCAGCCGACCGAGCCGGCGGAAGGCGGCACGGTGCGGCAGGGGGTCAAACTCACGCAAGGGATTGCCTCGGAAAAGGCCAAAGAGATTGTTCGCGTCATCAAGGACAGCAAGATCAAGGCACAGGCCAGTATCCAGGGCGATCAGCTGCGCGTCACCAGCAAGTCAAAAGACGACCTTCAATCGGTGATCACACTTTTGCGCGGCCAGGACTTTGGCCTTCCGCTCCAGTTCACGAATTACCGGTGA
- a CDS encoding phage holin family protein, with protein sequence MKVFLLRWLSSTVAFIVTVKLLPGIWVTNWHAYWLGALVLGLLNAFVRPVLLFLTLPLNILTLGLFTILLNAAIFFSLGYIIPPIMIKNYTWAILGSLLFSAFSTLLSWLFQERPEIKARFHLWRY encoded by the coding sequence ATGAAAGTTTTCTTACTTCGCTGGCTCAGCAGCACGGTGGCGTTTATCGTGACCGTCAAGTTGCTGCCGGGGATTTGGGTAACCAACTGGCATGCCTACTGGCTGGGGGCGCTCGTGCTGGGGTTGTTGAACGCGTTCGTCCGTCCGGTTCTCCTGTTTCTCACCCTTCCTTTGAACATCCTCACGCTCGGCCTTTTTACGATCCTGTTGAATGCGGCAATCTTCTTCAGCCTGGGTTATATCATCCCGCCAATCATGATCAAGAATTACACCTGGGCGATCCTGGGCTCGCTCCTTTTTTCAGCCTTCAGCACACTTCTCAGCTGGCTTTTTCAGGAACGCCCTGAAATCAAAGCCCGTTTCCACCTCTGGCGTTACTAG
- the wecB gene encoding UDP-N-acetylglucosamine 2-epimerase (non-hydrolyzing), with translation MSAPLKVICVFGTRPEAIKMAPVVQALRKCPDDFKTIVAVTAQHRSMLDQVLDLFHIASDYDLNVMQQNQSLDYIVTEVIAQLGPILDKEKPDLILVHGDTVTTFAAALTAFYHKIPTGHVEAGLRSYDMENPFPEESSRVLADHLCALHFAPTHRAKENLLRENICPEGLFVTGNTVTDALSIAIQEPHQWTDPTLKNLFATGKKAADSSTSRLILVTAHRRENHGQPLENVFRALRRVVDHHPDVSIIYPVHLNPNVQKPAREILGGHNRIHLIPPVDYLDLVNLMKASTLVVTDSGGIQEEAPALGKPVLVLRKVTERPEAAEAGTAKVIGVDESDVFRDVSGLLSDPRAYARMANAVNPYGDGQASPRILEAIRFYFKKGAERPAEFLGDRKPRG, from the coding sequence ATGTCCGCACCTTTAAAAGTGATCTGCGTCTTCGGGACCCGGCCGGAAGCCATCAAGATGGCTCCGGTCGTGCAGGCCTTGCGCAAATGTCCCGATGATTTCAAAACCATCGTGGCCGTTACCGCGCAGCACCGGAGCATGCTGGACCAGGTGCTGGATCTTTTCCATATCGCCTCTGACTACGATCTCAACGTCATGCAGCAGAACCAGAGCCTGGATTACATCGTGACGGAAGTCATCGCCCAGCTGGGCCCCATCCTGGACAAGGAAAAGCCGGATCTGATCCTCGTCCACGGCGATACTGTGACCACCTTCGCGGCGGCGTTGACGGCCTTTTACCATAAAATCCCCACGGGACACGTGGAAGCGGGCCTGCGTTCTTATGACATGGAAAATCCTTTTCCTGAAGAATCGAGCCGGGTCCTGGCGGACCACCTCTGCGCGCTGCACTTTGCGCCCACGCACCGGGCCAAAGAAAACCTGCTCCGGGAAAACATCTGTCCTGAGGGACTTTTTGTGACGGGGAACACCGTGACGGATGCGCTTTCCATCGCCATCCAAGAGCCGCACCAATGGACGGACCCCACGCTGAAGAATCTTTTTGCTACGGGGAAAAAAGCTGCCGATTCATCAACCTCCCGCTTGATTCTCGTAACCGCGCACCGGCGCGAGAATCACGGCCAGCCCCTGGAAAATGTTTTCCGCGCCCTGCGCCGTGTGGTAGACCATCACCCGGACGTTTCGATCATTTATCCCGTTCATCTCAACCCCAATGTTCAAAAACCGGCTCGCGAAATTCTGGGGGGCCACAACCGGATTCATCTGATTCCACCAGTCGATTACCTGGATCTTGTGAACCTCATGAAGGCGTCTACTCTGGTGGTGACGGACTCCGGCGGTATTCAGGAAGAAGCTCCCGCGCTGGGGAAACCGGTTCTGGTTCTGCGCAAAGTGACGGAACGGCCGGAGGCCGCCGAAGCAGGGACCGCCAAAGTGATCGGGGTGGACGAATCGGATGTTTTCCGCGATGTGTCCGGCCTCTTGTCGGACCCGCGCGCCTATGCGCGCATGGCCAACGCGGTGAATCCCTACGGAGACGGCCAGGCGTCTCCCCGCATACTGGAAGCGATCCGGTTTTATTTCAAAAAAGGGGCCGAGCGACCGGCCGAATTTCTCGGCGACCGGAAACCGCGCGGATGA